The following are from one region of the Calypte anna isolate BGI_N300 chromosome 13, bCalAnn1_v1.p, whole genome shotgun sequence genome:
- the SMIM33 gene encoding small integral membrane protein 33: MNTSMPGGQLRQPEPQDTAPFNPTSIVRSITRKSDALPMISVIVVIFVLLAVFIILVVHYGPQLRTIQITLYHEPMPQDLDDGVHLMDWKKLGSQKKLPGQSYQQELAGMDVAGVSCQCSCKHHLPCGNSEPNVIEVTYL, from the coding sequence ATGAACACCTCCATGCCTGGAGGCCAACTGAGACAGCCTGAGCCCCAGGACACGGCCCCCTTCAATCCCACCTCCATTGTCAGGAGCATTACAAGGAAATCTGATGCTTTGCCCATGATCTCAGTCATTGTTGTCATCTTTGTCCTCTTGGCTGTCTTCATCATCCTCGTGGTGCACTATGGCCCTCAGCTCCGCACCATCCAGATCACCCTCTACCATGAGCCCATGCCACAGGACCTGGATGATGGGGTGCACCTCATGGACTGGAAGAAGCTGGGCTCCCAGAAGAAGCTGCCTGGCCAGTCCTaccagcaggagctggctggCATGGATGTGGCTGGTGTGAGCTGCCAGTGCTCCTGCAAGCATCACCTTCCCTGTGGAAACTCTGAGCCCAATGTCATCGAGGTCACTTATCTGTGA